The proteins below are encoded in one region of Halorhodospira halochloris:
- a CDS encoding ectoine synthase, with amino-acid sequence MIVRHLDDIRGSEREVETDNFISRRFILKSDGMGFSFHETIIKAGTDMFIWYANHVESVYCISGKGEIEVVGGETYPIEPGMLYALDGHEKHYLRAEQELRLMCVFNPALTGREVHDENGTYPILD; translated from the coding sequence ATGATCGTACGCCATTTGGATGATATTCGCGGTTCCGAGCGCGAGGTAGAGACGGACAACTTCATAAGCCGCCGCTTTATACTCAAGAGTGACGGGATGGGCTTCTCTTTTCATGAGACCATCATCAAGGCCGGAACAGACATGTTTATCTGGTATGCCAACCACGTCGAGTCGGTCTACTGCATTTCGGGCAAGGGTGAGATCGAAGTAGTCGGTGGTGAGACTTACCCGATTGAGCCGGGCATGCTCTATGCCCTCGACGGCCACGAGAAACACTATCTTCGTGCCGAACAAGAGCTGCGATTAATGTGCGTCTTCAACCCAGCCTTGACCGGTCGCGAGGTGCATGACGAAAACGGTACTTACCCGATTCTCGATTAA